A genomic region of Ictidomys tridecemlineatus isolate mIctTri1 chromosome 10, mIctTri1.hap1, whole genome shotgun sequence contains the following coding sequences:
- the LOC144367252 gene encoding uncharacterized protein LOC144367252: protein MTVHRAARSAPWLPAPPRLESEPIKLSAGTQPDPQDPAALSPERQREQDRRSARQLLQQPHPKVGAGRQVSICKLPVREYFQLGRGDLVAASSSPPPRCPGRLGGARQSPRGGGAAPPPASPAGRFLRGASSPPPTSPSAPQT from the coding sequence ATGACTGTCCACCGCGCAGCCCGAAGCGCACCTTGGCTGCCAGCTCCGCCGCGGCTGGAGTCTGAGCCGATAAAGTTGTCCGCGGGCACTCAGCCCGACCCGCAGGACCCGGCCGCACTTAGCCCGGAGCGACAGCGGGAACAGGACCGTCGGTCCGCCCGCCAGCTGCTGCAGCAGCCCCATCCGAAAGTGGGCGCGGGACGCCAGGTTTCCATTTGCAAGCTTCCTGTTAGGGAGTATTTTCAACTGGGGCGCGGCGACCTGGTGGCCGCGtcctcctccccgcccccacgCTGCCCGGGGCGCCTCGGGGGCGCGCGCCAGAGCCCGCGCGGGGGCGGAGCGGCCCCTCCCCCCGCATCGCCCGCAGGCCGGTTCCTCCGTggtgcctcctcccctccccctactTCCCCTTCGGCTCCCCAAACCTAG
- the H3-3a gene encoding histone H3.3: MARTKQTARKSTGGKAPRKQLATKAARKSAPSTGGVKKPHRYRPGTVALREIRRYQKSTELLIRKLPFQRLVREIAQDFKTDLRFQSAAIGALQEASEAYLVGLFEDTNLCAIHAKRVTIMPKDIQLARRIRGERA, from the exons ATGGCTCGTACAAAGCAGACTGCCCGCAAATCGAccggtggtaaagcacccaggaAACAACTGGCTACAAAAGCCGCTCGTAAGAGTGCGCCCTCTACTGGAGGGGTGAAGAAACCTCATCGTTACAG gcctggTACTGTGGCACTCCGTGAAATTAGACGTTATCAGAAGTCCACTGAACTTCTGATTCGCAAACTCCCCTTCCAGCGTCTGGTGCGAGAAATTGCTCAGGACTTCAAAACAGATCTGCGCTTCCAGAGCGCAGCTATTGGTGCTTTGCAG GAGGCAAGTGAGGCCTATCTGGTTGGCCTTTTTGAAGACACCAACCTGTGTGCTATCCATGCCAAACGTGTAACAATTATGCCAAAAGACATCCAACTAGCACGCCGCATACGTGGAGAACGTGCTTAA